From the genome of Falco peregrinus isolate bFalPer1 chromosome W, bFalPer1.pri, whole genome shotgun sequence, one region includes:
- the LOC129783056 gene encoding uncharacterized protein LOC129783056, whose product MFSVTEWREIGDFLWDATLSGSKSAKDLGTTWREVMNHLRSMVAEKKMAMAASDLLGRETESMESIRLFGQGVPSAKGIIVPIKKSATELLHPTPSPEGATATGALRRPDSYREPPPVLDEDEGTRAGPSAPLNESAESDKENEPTPAAPMPRPRTKPSDRTLNRLLQQLNECHLPTAGRDVQVLTEEGVILHPAAPQSRWSVVVRDAILEGEWQAASAVACPVQTTALPAGSAAAVWKPFDFFFCFMQLRQTVTQYGLQSEPAKHLLNYLFDSEIMTPSDCTSLARLLLTPAQFPAPRQRAVPCRAVPRSSPRSPAHPPPRIPPAAGEKRSPEFGVELQIAPPPVIKDLYGSLASLCDLYVKIRRRKRRLRASRRNKLSML is encoded by the exons ATGTTTAGTGTGACTGAGTGGCGAGAGATCGGGGATTTCCTTTGGGATGCGACCCTTAGTGGCAGCAAGTCGGCCAAGGACTTGGGAACAACCTGGCGGGAGGTCATGAACCATTTACGATCAATGGTTGCAGAGAAAAAGATGGCTATGGCTGCTTCAGACCTCCTCGGTCGGGAAACCGAGTCGATGGAATCTATCCGATTATTTGGTCAAGGCGTTCCATCTGCGAAAGGCATAATTGTGCCTATTAAAAAATCTGCGACAGAGCTATTACACCCGACACCGTCTCCAGAGGGTGCCACCGCAACGGGTGCTCTGCGCCGCCCTGACAGCTACCGAGAGCCGCCCCCCGTGCTAGATGAGGACGAGGGTACTAGGGCGGGTCCGAGCGCGCCTCTGAATGAGAGCGCAGAGTCCGATAAAGAAAATGAGCCCACCCCAGCTGCCCCGATGCCCCGTCCCCGAACAAAACCGTCCGACCGGACTCTAAACCGCTTGCTGCAGCAACTGAACGAATGCCATCTGCCTACTGCCGGTCGTGATGTTCAAGTCCTGACCGAGGAAGGCGTTATCCTCCACCCTGCCGCTCCCCAAAGTCGTTGGTCTGTGGTTGTAAGGGACGCTATATTGGAGGGAGAGTggcaggctgcttctgctgttgcttgtcCGGTGCAAACTACTGCTTTACCTGCTGGTTCAGCGGCCGCTGTGTGGaaaccttttgatttttttttttgttttatgcagCTGCGACAAACTGTTACACAGTATGGTTTACAATCAGAACCAGCCAAGCACctgctgaattatttgtttGACTCTGAAATCATGACACCCAGTGACTGTACTTCGCTAGCCAGATTGCTTCTTACACCAGCACAGTTCCCCGCGCCCCGCCagcgtgccgtgccgtgccgtgccgtgccccgCAGCTCCCCCCGCTCGCCCGCCCACCCACCGCCACGgatccccccagctgctggcgaAAAGCGGAGTCCAGAGTTCGGTGTGGAGCTGCAGATCGCACCCCCGCCGGTG ataaaggacctatatgggtccctagcaagtttgtgcgacctgtatgtcaagatcagaagacggaagagaagactcagagcgagcagacggaataaactgtctatgttgtaa